One genomic window of Streptococcus mitis includes the following:
- the racE gene encoding glutamate racemase, translated as MDNRPIGFLDSGVGGLTVVRELMRQLPHEEIVYIGDSARAPYGPRPAEQIREYTWQLVNFLLTKDVKMIVIACNTATAVVWEEIKAQLDIPVLGVILPGASAAIKSSQGGKIGVIGTPMTVQSDIYRQKINDLDPDLQVESLACPKFAPLVESGALSTSVTKKVVYETLRPLVGKVDSLILGCTHYPLLRPIIQNVMGPKVQLIDSGAECVRDISVLLNYFEINRGRDAGTLHHRFYTTASSQSFAQIGEEWLEKEIHVEHVEL; from the coding sequence ATGGATAATCGACCAATTGGTTTTTTGGATTCGGGTGTCGGGGGCTTGACCGTTGTGCGCGAGCTCATGCGCCAACTTCCCCATGAAGAAATCGTCTATATTGGAGATTCGGCACGGGCGCCTTACGGGCCCCGTCCTGCTGAGCAAATTCGTGAATATACTTGGCAGTTGGTCAACTTTCTTTTGACCAAGGATGTCAAGATGATTGTCATTGCTTGTAATACTGCGACTGCGGTCGTCTGGGAAGAAATCAAGGCTCAACTAGATATTCCCGTCCTAGGTGTAATTTTACCAGGAGCTTCGGCAGCCATCAAGTCCAGCCAAGGTGGGAAAATCGGAGTGATTGGAACGCCCATGACGGTCCAATCTGACATTTATCGTCAGAAAATCAACGATCTGGATCCGGACTTACAGGTGGAGAGCTTGGCTTGTCCCAAGTTTGCTCCCTTGGTGGAGTCGGGTGCCCTGTCAACCAGTGTTACCAAGAAAGTGGTCTATGAAACTCTGCGTCCCTTGGTTGGAAAGGTAGATAGCCTGATTTTGGGCTGTACCCATTACCCACTGCTCAGACCTATTATTCAAAATGTCATGGGGCCCAAGGTTCAGCTCATTGATAGTGGGGCAGAGTGCGTACGGGATATCTCAGTCTTACTTAATTATTTTGAAATCAATCGTGGTCGCGATGCTGGAACACTTCATCACCGTTTTTACACAACAGCCAGCAGCCAAAGTTTTGCACAAATTGGTGAAGAATGGCTGGAAAAAGAGATTCATGTGGAGCATGTAGAATTATGA
- a CDS encoding YneF family protein: protein MDLLLAIVLIVLAFLGGALGGMYLVRKQIEKEFADNPRLNAEAVRTLLSANGQKPSEAKVQQVYHQIIRQQKAALANNKKKK, encoded by the coding sequence ATGGATTTACTTTTAGCAATTGTATTGATTGTGCTAGCTTTTCTAGGAGGAGCTCTTGGAGGAATGTACTTGGTTCGTAAGCAAATTGAAAAAGAATTCGCTGACAACCCACGTTTGAATGCTGAAGCAGTTCGTACTCTTTTGAGTGCAAATGGTCAAAAACCAAGCGAAGCTAAGGTACAACAAGTTTACCACCAAATCATCCGCCAACAAAAGGCAGCCCTTGCTAACAATAAAAAGAAAAAATAA
- a CDS encoding ABC transporter ATP-binding protein, whose protein sequence is MASLLTLENIHKTFEAGTVNENHVLKGLDLEVEEGDFISVIGGNGAGKSTLMNILAGNLSVDQGDLLLAGKSIKNLSVRKRAKDIARVFQDPKMGTASRLTIEENMAIALRRGQKRGLGWGVKEKDRIQFQEALKELNIGLENRLKVDTQYLSGGQRQALTLVMAALVKPKLLLLDEHTAALDPKTSQMVMDLTQKIVEHHQLTTLMITHDMNHAIEYGNRLVMLYQGKIVVDVKGEEKKHLTVEDLMHLFQKNSGQSLVSDELVLG, encoded by the coding sequence CAGGGACGGTCAATGAGAACCATGTCCTCAAAGGATTAGATTTAGAGGTTGAAGAGGGAGATTTTATCTCTGTAATTGGTGGAAATGGAGCAGGGAAATCCACTTTGATGAATATCTTGGCTGGTAATCTATCGGTGGATCAAGGGGACCTTCTACTGGCAGGCAAATCTATTAAAAATCTGAGTGTAAGAAAGAGAGCCAAGGATATTGCCCGTGTTTTTCAAGATCCTAAGATGGGAACAGCTTCTCGTTTGACGATTGAGGAGAATATGGCTATTGCCTTGAGACGCGGGCAGAAGAGAGGGCTTGGTTGGGGCGTGAAGGAGAAGGATAGAATCCAGTTCCAAGAAGCCTTGAAAGAGCTGAATATTGGCCTTGAAAACCGCTTAAAAGTAGATACTCAATATCTCTCAGGAGGACAAAGACAGGCCTTGACCCTAGTCATGGCAGCTCTGGTGAAACCTAAACTTTTGCTTTTGGATGAACATACTGCGGCACTTGATCCGAAAACGAGTCAAATGGTGATGGACTTGACGCAAAAGATTGTGGAACACCATCAATTGACGACTTTGATGATTACCCACGATATGAATCATGCGATTGAGTACGGCAATCGCCTCGTCATGCTCTATCAGGGTAAGATAGTGGTGGATGTCAAGGGAGAGGAAAAAAAGCATCTGACAGTTGAAGATCTCATGCATCTCTTCCAGAAAAATAGTGGCCAAAGTCTAGTTAGTGATGAATTGGTTTTAGGATAA
- a CDS encoding nucleoside-triphosphate diphosphatase produces the protein MTNKIYEYKDEQDWYVGSYGIFGGVRTLTDDDLDFPLLEFAQRFRDKDRGFPVSVTVLRYGSLYRLLSFVVDILNQEMGRNVEVIQRQGALLLVENGQLLHVELPKEGVNVHDFFETNKVRETLLIATRNEGKTKEFRAIFDKLGYDVENLNDYPDLPEVAETGMTFEENARLKAETISQLTGKMVLADDSGLKVDVLGGLPGVWSARFAGVGATDRENNAKLLHELAMVFELKDRSAQFHTTLVVASPNKESLVVEADWPGYINFEPKGENGFGYDPLFLVGETGKSSAELTLEEKNSQSHRALAVKKLLEVFPSWQSKPSL, from the coding sequence ATGACAAATAAAATTTATGAATATAAGGATGAACAGGACTGGTATGTCGGGTCCTATGGTATTTTTGGTGGCGTTCGGACGTTGACGGATGATGACTTGGATTTTCCTCTATTGGAGTTTGCCCAAAGATTTCGAGATAAGGATCGAGGTTTTCCTGTTTCTGTTACTGTTTTACGCTATGGTTCTCTCTACCGTTTATTGTCTTTTGTGGTAGATATCCTCAACCAAGAAATGGGGCGAAATGTGGAAGTCATCCAACGTCAGGGGGCTTTACTCTTGGTTGAAAATGGGCAACTCCTGCATGTGGAATTGCCTAAAGAAGGGGTCAATGTTCATGATTTCTTTGAGACAAACAAGGTCAGAGAAACCTTATTGATTGCGACTCGTAACGAGGGCAAGACCAAGGAATTCCGAGCTATCTTTGATAAGTTAGGCTACGATGTGGAAAATCTTAATGACTATCCTGACTTGCCTGAAGTAGCAGAAACAGGTATGACCTTCGAAGAAAATGCCCGCCTCAAGGCAGAAACCATTTCTCAATTAACGGGCAAGATGGTTTTGGCAGATGATTCTGGACTTAAAGTTGATGTCCTTGGTGGCTTGCCAGGTGTCTGGTCAGCTCGTTTCGCAGGTGTGGGAGCTACTGACCGTGAAAACAATGCCAAACTCTTGCACGAATTGGCCATGGTCTTTGAACTCAAGGATCGTTCGGCTCAATTCCATACAACCCTAGTCGTAGCCAGTCCAAACAAGGAAAGTTTGGTTGTTGAAGCAGACTGGCCAGGCTACATTAACTTTGAACCTAAGGGTGAAAATGGCTTCGGCTATGACCCTCTCTTCCTTGTAGGAGAGACAGGCAAGTCATCAGCTGAATTAACCCTTGAAGAAAAAAATAGTCAATCTCACCGTGCCTTAGCCGTTAAGAAACTTTTGGAGGTATTTCCATCATGGCAAAGCAAACCATCATTGTAA